A stretch of Peteryoungia algae DNA encodes these proteins:
- the rpmC gene encoding 50S ribosomal protein L29 — protein sequence MKATDVRAMSADQLNDELAKLKKEQFNLRFQKATGQLEKSSRIQEVRRDIARVKTIARQKAAEAKA from the coding sequence ATGAAAGCCACAGACGTACGCGCCATGAGCGCTGACCAGCTGAACGACGAGCTTGCGAAGCTGAAGAAGGAGCAGTTCAACCTGCGCTTCCAGAAGGCCACTGGCCAGCTTGAGAAGTCTTCCCGCATTCAGGAAGTCCGTCGCGATATCGCACGCGTGAAAACCATTGCCCGCCAGAAGGCGGCAGAAGCCAAGGCCTAA